In the genome of Phosphitispora fastidiosa, one region contains:
- a CDS encoding HsdM family class I SAM-dependent methyltransferase: protein MSKHLNEIIKRLGYADSPCLKYKSNHYDSNTLTAHTSKILTELSPFAAYMVDDEPFVLFFEEPLNQDEQKIISRKIWNAQIPVAIFCGTSTIKIFNGCTLEQRTHLLTEAETISFHAVDENSPFSFWEITDHSFWEKYSQKFSGKKLNDALLDNLTYLTDKLRNDHKVTFATKLVLRLIFIRYLIDRGVDLDCPGFSSDVAVSREALLALLSDRVALYKLFAHLKGKFNGNLFELDSETPDNLTESALRELKDFLSADSSTRSGQLSLFALYDFNVIPVELISNIYEILLGEEARDKDNAFYTPKYLVDYILDMTIDKHIQNNESCKILDPSCGSGVFLVDSYRRMIESKLNGELYTENDDLLCDTLKNNIFGVDLNPSAIDVAIFSLYLAVLDYKNPKTLKQFPLPNLRGTNLLVCDFFDEDGLKTLQKTPFDFIIGNPPWGSKPGKHVDYCREHGHMQYMQNNDTCRAFILRSKDFNKENATCCFVLHSKMLYMQSGPSKKFRKYLLTNIKIKSVIELSSVRKLVFKNAEAPAIVLTYNFSDENQTENRFEHISMKRNEFFRLFNIIVLDKTDVKSVQQKLLIENDWAWKTLVYGLTGDIDTIRKLKTTTKTLEESIKNQHPPIIKGTGVQYNDGDLNPASHLLGRPLLDSRTAINHFVLFENNTSPFAKQKIHRPRNEALFRAPYCLVMQGPDMTDYTMEAVYSEVDFVFHEVVYAIKGSLSQKAFLLNAVGLLNSKLYAYFNLMLGSFIGIEREKRQIGEVLSFPFVFSEDIARQVEHIQAIKRQDDGFITSTDASDEIDILNRTILKAFGLSENEFVDYALRIQTPQLTGKNDTDAKRKATIPDYEIYGKSFYNYLSEIFLGAEKYMQINVYPTVSKHYGAIEVIVLDEKPAEWLVVVDDNTDNQKKMFAKLSAHKTNELFYWLKDIMYFDEHSFYIIKPNYYKNWHPAIARLDLMELTDQILSRKNGGEN from the coding sequence ATGAGCAAACATTTGAATGAGATTATAAAGCGGCTTGGGTACGCTGATTCTCCCTGCCTAAAATACAAGAGTAATCACTATGATTCAAATACTTTGACTGCGCATACAAGCAAGATATTAACTGAGTTGTCTCCGTTTGCAGCATATATGGTGGATGATGAACCTTTCGTTCTTTTCTTTGAAGAACCGTTAAATCAAGATGAGCAAAAAATCATAAGCCGGAAAATCTGGAATGCACAGATTCCGGTAGCTATATTCTGCGGCACATCGACTATTAAAATATTCAACGGATGTACGCTTGAACAAAGAACTCATCTCCTTACGGAAGCGGAGACAATTTCATTTCATGCAGTTGATGAAAATTCTCCATTCTCATTTTGGGAAATTACAGACCATAGCTTTTGGGAGAAGTATTCCCAAAAGTTTAGCGGCAAAAAGCTGAATGATGCGTTATTAGATAACCTTACTTACCTTACGGACAAATTAAGGAACGACCACAAAGTAACATTTGCGACTAAACTTGTGCTTCGCTTGATATTTATTCGATATTTAATTGACCGTGGTGTAGACTTAGACTGCCCAGGCTTTTCTTCCGATGTTGCGGTTTCGAGGGAAGCATTGCTGGCATTGCTAAGCGATAGGGTTGCTTTGTACAAACTTTTTGCTCATTTGAAGGGCAAATTTAACGGAAACCTTTTTGAACTTGACAGCGAGACACCAGACAACCTGACAGAATCAGCACTCAGGGAACTAAAGGATTTTCTGTCCGCTGATAGTTCTACACGTTCAGGACAGCTATCCCTTTTCGCCTTATATGATTTTAATGTAATCCCGGTTGAATTGATTAGCAATATTTATGAAATTCTTCTTGGGGAAGAAGCACGGGACAAGGATAATGCTTTCTATACGCCCAAATATTTAGTTGACTACATTCTTGATATGACGATAGATAAACATATTCAAAATAATGAGTCTTGTAAGATTCTCGACCCGTCCTGTGGCTCGGGGGTATTCTTAGTAGATAGTTATCGTCGCATGATTGAAAGTAAATTAAACGGCGAGTTGTATACCGAAAACGATGACCTTTTATGTGATACGTTAAAAAATAATATCTTTGGTGTTGACCTTAATCCGAGTGCCATTGATGTAGCGATATTCTCGCTTTACTTGGCTGTGTTGGATTATAAAAACCCCAAAACCCTAAAACAGTTCCCTTTGCCTAATTTGAGAGGGACTAATTTGTTGGTATGCGATTTTTTCGATGAAGATGGATTGAAGACCTTACAAAAAACTCCTTTTGACTTTATAATAGGCAATCCGCCTTGGGGGAGCAAACCGGGTAAGCATGTGGACTATTGCCGAGAGCATGGACATATGCAGTATATGCAAAATAATGATACCTGCCGAGCATTTATTCTGCGTTCAAAAGATTTCAACAAAGAAAACGCAACGTGTTGTTTTGTTCTGCACTCCAAAATGCTCTATATGCAAAGCGGTCCTTCAAAGAAATTCCGCAAGTATTTACTAACAAACATAAAAATAAAGAGTGTAATTGAGCTATCGTCGGTTAGGAAGCTTGTGTTCAAAAACGCAGAAGCTCCTGCTATTGTTTTGACGTACAATTTTTCAGATGAGAATCAGACAGAAAACAGGTTTGAGCATATTTCTATGAAAAGAAATGAGTTCTTCCGATTGTTCAATATTATCGTTTTAGACAAGACTGATGTTAAAAGTGTACAGCAGAAATTGCTGATAGAGAATGACTGGGCATGGAAAACTTTAGTTTACGGATTAACGGGTGATATCGATACCATACGCAAACTGAAAACAACAACTAAGACATTAGAAGAAAGTATTAAAAATCAGCACCCTCCCATTATAAAAGGGACAGGGGTGCAATATAATGATGGGGATTTAAATCCTGCATCCCATCTTTTGGGGCGTCCGCTCCTTGACTCAAGAACCGCAATAAATCACTTTGTGCTATTTGAAAACAATACGTCGCCTTTCGCAAAGCAAAAAATACACAGGCCGCGTAATGAAGCTTTATTTCGTGCGCCATATTGTCTCGTCATGCAGGGGCCTGATATGACAGATTATACAATGGAGGCGGTATACTCTGAAGTTGATTTTGTGTTTCATGAGGTTGTCTATGCGATCAAGGGTTCGTTAAGCCAGAAAGCATTCTTGCTTAATGCCGTTGGATTATTAAACTCAAAGTTATATGCTTATTTTAATCTCATGCTTGGTTCATTTATAGGAATTGAAAGAGAAAAACGCCAAATAGGAGAGGTGTTGTCTTTTCCCTTTGTTTTTAGCGAAGACATCGCGAGACAAGTTGAACATATACAAGCAATTAAAAGGCAAGATGACGGCTTCATCACCAGTACAGATGCTTCTGATGAAATTGATATACTCAACCGGACAATTCTTAAAGCCTTTGGATTGTCTGAAAATGAGTTTGTTGATTATGCCCTTCGCATACAAACACCGCAACTAACAGGAAAAAATGATACCGATGCTAAACGTAAAGCGACTATACCGGACTATGAAATATATGGGAAGTCTTTCTATAACTATTTGTCAGAAATATTTTTAGGCGCGGAAAAATATATGCAAATAAACGTCTACCCTACTGTCTCAAAACATTATGGGGCTATTGAGGTGATTGTTCTCGACGAAAAACCTGCTGAGTGGTTGGTGGTCGTAGATGACAATACCGACAATCAGAAAAAGATGTTCGCAAAATTATCTGCACATAAAACGAACGAACTATTTTATTGGCTCAAGGATATCATGTACTTTGATGAACATTCTTTCTATATCATCAAGCCAAATTATTATAAGAATTGGCATCCTGCAATAGCAAGACTCGATTTAATGGAATTAACAGATCAAATCCTTTCCAGAAAAAATGGAGGGGAAAACTGA
- a CDS encoding helix-turn-helix domain-containing protein: MELDWITPQQAAQLWGISARRIQSLCTKGRVKGARKLGRAWLIPKDTPKPIDGRTRAARITTIRK, from the coding sequence ATGGAGCTTGATTGGATAACGCCGCAGCAAGCTGCACAACTTTGGGGCATATCAGCACGTCGTATCCAATCTCTTTGTACAAAGGGGCGGGTTAAGGGCGCGAGAAAGTTAGGCAGAGCATGGCTTATCCCAAAAGACACACCCAAACCTATCGACGGCAGGACAAGAGCCGCCAGAATTACTACCATCAGGAAATAA
- a CDS encoding lytic transglycosylase domain-containing protein, with product MSSVLSRIVPKRIRRKHGKYVKKYLSPVVVAACWIFRWRVFWLLVFSFICATIWYPPVGDQFVDFMARREPPLSDLPVDAKLDLETTIAYKKEKIVIVRTNLNNVALLVGSHLGLGDAANRKLASASTTMPVTSSIEKIYVPQDEKKPDLTSFEIVKDNLYDAFKSYMDLMAVQIVTIDNKPVLVDDEGRIVPYDKTDKILRWARLIEEAANKYDVDPAIIAAIIEQESGGSAEAVSRAGAIGLMQLMPGTARGLGVDPYDPAQNIDGGTRYFLYQYRTFGSIELACAAYNAGPNNVKNGRYLYIPETQGYMSNVPRLVEKYRRAFEAKQ from the coding sequence ATGAGTAGTGTATTATCCAGGATTGTGCCAAAGCGAATACGCCGGAAACATGGAAAATATGTAAAGAAATACCTCTCCCCTGTCGTAGTGGCAGCCTGTTGGATTTTCAGGTGGCGGGTGTTCTGGCTGCTGGTGTTCTCTTTCATATGTGCTACCATTTGGTATCCCCCTGTGGGGGACCAGTTTGTTGACTTCATGGCCCGGAGGGAACCGCCCCTGAGCGATCTGCCGGTCGATGCTAAACTGGACTTAGAGACCACAATTGCCTACAAAAAGGAAAAGATCGTTATTGTCAGGACAAATCTGAATAATGTGGCCCTTCTCGTAGGAAGTCATCTGGGGCTTGGGGATGCTGCCAATCGTAAACTAGCCAGTGCCAGCACAACAATGCCGGTTACGTCAAGCATAGAGAAAATATATGTGCCTCAAGATGAGAAGAAACCTGATTTAACCTCATTTGAGATTGTCAAGGACAACCTTTATGATGCCTTCAAGTCATATATGGATTTGATGGCAGTGCAGATTGTCACAATTGATAACAAACCTGTACTGGTTGATGATGAAGGCAGGATAGTTCCCTATGACAAAACTGATAAAATTCTGCGCTGGGCGCGTCTGATTGAGGAAGCGGCGAATAAGTATGATGTCGATCCGGCGATAATCGCGGCGATAATAGAACAGGAATCGGGCGGCAGTGCGGAGGCGGTCAGCCGTGCCGGAGCAATAGGCTTGATGCAGCTAATGCCGGGAACTGCCAGGGGGTTAGGGGTTGACCCTTATGACCCCGCGCAGAATATAGATGGGGGTACCAGGTATTTTCTTTACCAGTACAGGACCTTTGGCAGTATCGAACTGGCCTGTGCGGCCTATAATGCCGGTCCTAATAATGTGAAAAACGGCCGATACCTGTATATTCCGGAAACACAGGGCTATATGTCAAATGTGCCGCGGCTGGTGGAAAAATACCGGAGGGCATTTGAGGCCAAACAATAA
- a CDS encoding DUF881 domain-containing protein — protein MFAKKWPLTLIVAFACLGLLLSLQFKTHQAMADDLNYQSNETLAAIAKNLTTKYYQLIQEVWDLRTQLKLLQQSADQNKTALEAMSREQQKLNTALGTVPVEGPGITVTIPENDQNYFGYQDIVDIINELWNSGAEAVCVNGFRITNSTSIMPDSEYIAVLINGVRISYPYTIKAIGEPNSLDKGISIPFGIVDNLKTLFKIPILIEQEENLKLPSASTPNFNYTQTTVEKAVE, from the coding sequence ATGTTCGCAAAAAAATGGCCTTTAACCCTTATAGTCGCCTTTGCCTGCCTTGGCCTGCTGCTTTCCCTGCAGTTCAAAACCCACCAGGCAATGGCCGATGACCTGAACTACCAGAGTAACGAAACCCTGGCAGCAATCGCAAAGAACCTCACTACCAAGTACTACCAGCTTATTCAAGAGGTCTGGGATCTGAGAACACAGTTAAAACTGCTGCAGCAGAGCGCCGACCAAAATAAAACAGCCCTTGAAGCTATGTCAAGGGAACAGCAGAAGCTTAATACAGCCCTCGGCACTGTTCCCGTGGAAGGTCCGGGCATTACTGTAACTATTCCGGAGAATGACCAGAATTACTTTGGATATCAGGATATAGTTGACATAATAAACGAATTATGGAATTCCGGGGCTGAAGCAGTTTGTGTTAACGGCTTCCGGATTACAAACAGCACCTCCATAATGCCTGACAGTGAATATATCGCAGTACTTATTAACGGAGTCCGCATTTCGTATCCTTATACTATAAAAGCCATTGGAGAGCCAAACTCTCTTGATAAGGGTATTTCAATCCCCTTTGGCATAGTCGACAACCTGAAGACCCTTTTCAAAATTCCCATATTGATTGAGCAGGAAGAAAACCTGAAACTTCCCTCAGCTTCAACCCCAAACTTTAATTACACTCAGACAACAGTGGAAAAAGCAGTGGAATAA
- a CDS encoding small basic family protein, translating into MVLAVLALLLGFLAGQALTLALPASFATYLSVAILATLDSTLGGIKGVMLEKYDGAILMSGFFINGSISAFMVLMGDWIGVDLYYVAIFVFGIRIFQNLAIIRRELIDKLLPPVAKRKSTVREVS; encoded by the coding sequence ATGGTATTGGCAGTGTTGGCCCTTCTCCTTGGGTTTCTGGCAGGTCAGGCTTTAACCTTGGCATTGCCTGCCAGCTTCGCAACTTATCTCTCAGTAGCTATTTTAGCAACCCTTGACTCAACCCTCGGCGGAATTAAAGGAGTTATGCTGGAAAAATATGATGGCGCTATCCTGATGTCAGGTTTTTTCATCAATGGCTCAATTTCAGCTTTCATGGTCCTGATGGGAGACTGGATTGGTGTCGACCTTTACTATGTTGCTATTTTCGTTTTTGGCATCAGAATATTTCAGAACCTGGCAATTATCAGGCGTGAACTGATTGATAAACTACTGCCACCGGTCGCTAAAAGAAAATCCACGGTTCGCGAGGTGTCCTAA
- a CDS encoding DUF881 domain-containing protein, with amino-acid sequence MKLEKWHLSITLVCLLFGTLFTSNLKTQLQDFNPLAARNEGLVNIIKTQEQKNHELETEITGIRDSIEEHQLATATQTELKPLQQELERLRFLSGLTRVSGPGIIITLNDQDRARTATTEEANLYIIHYTSILYIVNDLRAAGAEAISVNNSRVVSTSDIRCAGNIILVNTHRLAPPYEIRATGNPELMEEMVRSGEFTTLELSKFPVTLQVKDDVVIPAYKGSYTFNYATPIQSKDGVE; translated from the coding sequence TTGAAACTGGAAAAATGGCATCTTTCTATAACTCTGGTGTGTCTTTTGTTTGGCACCCTGTTTACTTCAAACCTGAAAACCCAGCTGCAGGATTTTAACCCATTAGCCGCCAGGAATGAAGGCCTGGTCAACATAATTAAGACACAGGAACAGAAGAATCATGAGCTGGAAACAGAGATTACCGGCATCAGAGACAGCATCGAAGAACATCAACTGGCCACGGCAACTCAGACAGAACTAAAACCTCTGCAGCAGGAACTGGAAAGACTCCGGTTTTTGTCAGGCCTCACCAGGGTGAGCGGCCCCGGAATAATAATTACTCTCAATGATCAGGATAGAGCACGGACGGCCACAACCGAAGAAGCCAATCTTTACATCATCCATTACACCAGTATCCTGTATATTGTAAATGACCTGCGAGCTGCCGGAGCAGAAGCAATTTCCGTAAATAACAGCAGGGTGGTATCAACCAGTGATATCAGATGTGCCGGAAATATCATCCTGGTCAATACTCATCGTTTGGCGCCTCCCTATGAAATACGCGCAACTGGGAATCCGGAGCTGATGGAAGAAATGGTCAGGAGCGGGGAATTCACTACCCTGGAACTCAGCAAGTTCCCAGTGACCCTGCAGGTCAAGGATGATGTTGTTATTCCGGCTTATAAAGGAAGTTACACCTTCAATTATGCAACTCCAATCCAGTCAAAGGACGGTGTGGAATAA
- the cdaA gene encoding diadenylate cyclase CdaA, which produces MLFQLPAVNLINIFDMLVVAALIYKLFQWIKGTRAVQLLKGIVVLLIATTISDWLGLYTINWILNNIRTMVVVAIPVVFQPELRRALERIGRGKFFARPFTFLEEEDTDRVINEIIRAVVTMSKNKTGALIVLERETGINDYIETGVSLDSVISGEFMINIFIPNSPLHDGAVIIRGDRVAAAGCFLPLTENPNLGKELGTRHRAAIGITEISDAVAIVVSEETGTISLAREGRITRNYDEKTLREVLVGMLIQKTNNYTPFWYRRS; this is translated from the coding sequence ATGCTGTTCCAGCTGCCGGCAGTTAATTTAATCAATATCTTCGACATGTTGGTTGTGGCAGCTTTGATCTATAAACTATTTCAATGGATTAAAGGTACCAGAGCCGTGCAGCTATTAAAGGGGATTGTCGTCCTGCTGATAGCGACTACTATCAGTGACTGGCTCGGGCTCTATACGATTAACTGGATTTTGAACAATATCAGGACAATGGTTGTTGTTGCCATTCCTGTTGTATTCCAGCCGGAACTGCGCCGGGCTCTGGAACGCATTGGGAGGGGCAAGTTTTTTGCCAGGCCGTTTACTTTTCTGGAGGAAGAGGATACCGACCGGGTTATCAATGAGATTATCAGGGCTGTTGTGACCATGTCCAAAAACAAAACCGGGGCTTTAATCGTCTTAGAGAGGGAAACCGGTATCAATGATTATATAGAAACAGGAGTAAGCTTGGATTCGGTTATTTCAGGAGAATTTATGATTAATATTTTTATCCCCAATTCGCCGCTTCATGATGGGGCAGTTATCATCCGGGGAGATCGGGTGGCTGCGGCCGGTTGTTTTCTTCCCCTCACTGAAAACCCCAACCTGGGTAAGGAACTGGGAACACGCCACCGGGCGGCGATAGGTATTACCGAGATATCAGATGCTGTTGCCATAGTGGTTTCAGAAGAGACAGGCACCATTTCCCTGGCCCGTGAAGGGAGGATTACTCGTAATTATGACGAAAAAACTCTCCGGGAAGTTCTGGTGGGAATGCTTATTCAGAAGACAAATAATTATACGCCATTCTGGTACAGGAGGTCATAA
- a CDS encoding CdaR family protein — MGWFGKGDWGLKILSVILAVVLWVYVSNELNPTKYKEFKAVPVEVKGVGQNLAVSEMPGTVNVRVQANQNLIADLDVRSIEVYVDLTRVKPGETVVPVRVKAPTGVKVADLRPRQMPVKIESMAEKQVLVQASYLNSPKEGYKLLAVKTKPDEVIIRGPKSVIDRVTAVSIDIQLKDREKSFGETLPIKVVDDTGNFREERFVTRTPSVVDVFITIVPDLPVRKVKVNPQITGTPAAGYTVLTTVIEPEELNITGEPEAINGIDRVSTQPVNISGAKEDVYTEVGPDLPQGVSADRQSLRVLVKIGPD; from the coding sequence GTGGGATGGTTCGGAAAGGGAGACTGGGGCCTGAAAATACTGTCAGTAATTCTGGCGGTTGTGCTGTGGGTATATGTCTCCAATGAGCTAAACCCAACTAAATATAAAGAGTTTAAAGCTGTACCGGTTGAAGTTAAGGGTGTCGGGCAGAATCTGGCAGTTTCGGAAATGCCGGGTACGGTAAATGTCCGGGTCCAGGCCAACCAAAACCTGATCGCTGACCTTGATGTGCGCTCAATCGAGGTTTATGTTGACCTGACCAGGGTTAAACCGGGAGAAACGGTGGTTCCGGTACGGGTTAAGGCTCCGACAGGAGTCAAGGTCGCTGACCTCAGGCCTCGGCAGATGCCGGTGAAAATTGAATCTATGGCCGAAAAGCAGGTCTTAGTACAGGCCAGTTACCTGAATTCGCCTAAGGAGGGGTACAAGCTCCTGGCTGTGAAGACAAAGCCTGATGAGGTTATCATCAGGGGACCCAAGAGCGTGATTGACCGGGTGACTGCGGTTTCTATTGACATTCAGCTGAAAGACAGGGAAAAGTCATTTGGAGAGACTCTGCCTATAAAGGTTGTTGATGATACAGGCAACTTCAGGGAAGAACGGTTTGTTACCAGAACTCCGTCGGTAGTTGATGTATTTATCACGATTGTTCCTGATCTGCCTGTCAGGAAGGTAAAGGTTAACCCCCAGATTACCGGTACGCCTGCGGCCGGATATACTGTACTGACAACTGTAATTGAACCCGAGGAACTCAATATTACAGGTGAACCGGAAGCTATTAACGGCATTGATCGTGTGTCTACCCAGCCGGTGAATATCAGCGGCGCTAAAGAGGATGTCTATACGGAGGTGGGCCCGGATCTGCCCCAGGGGGTTTCGGCAGACAGGCAATCTCTGAGAGTACTGGTTAAAATAGGACCGGACTAA
- a CDS encoding NAD(P)/FAD-dependent oxidoreductase, translating to MLYRVTDIKVDIDADSGDVSGHIARRLSVSPEEVGDYTIVKKALDARKKNRLFFVYTVDVSLGKKAAASIARRKVSGVAIREPEPEPAVTLGMAAMTHRPVIVGAGPAGIFAALTLARNGFRPLVLERGMDVATRARDVEQFWLTRILDTESNVQFGEGGAGTFSDGKLTTRINDSRVQGVLNDFVAAGATEEILYLNKPHIGTDKLRTVVKNLRLLLEEMGGEIYFGSRVTDLIIENAVVRGVVINGEREIPAGVVIAALGHSARDTYEMLEQAGCPMEQKAFSIGVRVEHPQRMIDEAQYGSFAGHPRLGAADYQLVHKSKDTGRAAYTFCMCPGGRVVAAASEENTVVTNGMSDYARDTGVANSAVVVSVTPDDFGSLQPLAGVEFQRKWEKAAYKAGGGDYNAPAQLMEDFLTGRASNSLAEAPWGTYLPGLQPGDLHECLPGYVTKMLEEAMESFDRKIKGFAMPQALLTGVETRTSAPVRLVRDANRQSVGLEGLYPAGEGAGYAGGIISAAVDGIRVAEAVIGKFRGELR from the coding sequence ATGTTATACAGGGTAACTGACATAAAAGTTGATATTGATGCTGATTCCGGAGATGTATCAGGGCATATTGCCAGGAGACTGTCTGTTTCTCCGGAAGAGGTCGGGGATTATACCATAGTAAAAAAGGCTCTGGATGCCAGGAAAAAGAACCGCCTCTTTTTTGTTTATACAGTTGATGTTTCTCTTGGCAAGAAGGCTGCTGCGAGCATTGCGCGCCGGAAGGTGTCCGGGGTCGCTATAAGGGAACCTGAACCGGAACCTGCGGTGACACTGGGAATGGCTGCTATGACGCATCGTCCTGTGATTGTCGGGGCCGGACCTGCCGGAATTTTTGCTGCCCTGACCCTGGCCCGGAATGGCTTCCGTCCCCTGGTACTTGAGCGGGGCATGGATGTAGCCACTCGTGCCAGAGATGTGGAACAGTTCTGGCTTACCAGGATTTTGGATACTGAGTCAAATGTCCAGTTTGGCGAGGGTGGGGCCGGTACTTTTTCCGATGGCAAGCTGACCACCAGAATCAACGACAGCCGTGTCCAGGGCGTCTTGAACGATTTTGTGGCTGCCGGCGCGACTGAAGAGATTCTGTATCTGAATAAGCCCCATATCGGTACCGATAAGTTAAGAACTGTGGTCAAAAACCTGCGTCTTCTTCTGGAGGAAATGGGTGGGGAAATATATTTTGGGTCCAGGGTAACTGACTTGATTATCGAAAATGCCGTGGTCAGAGGTGTCGTCATTAACGGGGAGCGGGAGATTCCTGCCGGTGTGGTGATTGCGGCACTGGGTCACAGCGCCCGGGATACTTATGAAATGCTGGAACAGGCCGGCTGTCCGATGGAACAAAAGGCTTTTTCCATCGGGGTGAGGGTGGAACACCCGCAGCGAATGATAGATGAGGCTCAGTATGGCAGTTTTGCCGGACATCCCCGGCTGGGAGCGGCTGATTACCAGCTAGTGCACAAGAGTAAGGATACGGGAAGGGCAGCTTATACCTTCTGTATGTGCCCCGGGGGCAGGGTGGTGGCTGCGGCATCTGAGGAAAATACGGTGGTAACTAATGGTATGAGTGATTATGCCAGGGACACAGGTGTGGCCAACAGCGCGGTGGTGGTGTCGGTGACCCCGGATGATTTTGGCAGCCTGCAGCCCCTTGCCGGGGTTGAGTTTCAGCGCAAATGGGAAAAAGCGGCGTACAAGGCAGGCGGCGGGGATTATAATGCTCCGGCACAGCTGATGGAGGACTTCCTGACCGGCAGGGCTTCCAACAGTCTTGCTGAAGCCCCATGGGGCACATATCTTCCGGGTCTGCAGCCAGGGGATCTGCATGAGTGTCTGCCCGGTTATGTGACTAAAATGCTGGAAGAGGCCATGGAGTCATTTGACCGGAAAATAAAGGGTTTTGCCATGCCCCAGGCTCTATTGACGGGGGTGGAGACAAGGACATCGGCCCCAGTGAGACTGGTCAGGGACGCCAACCGGCAGTCTGTTGGCCTGGAAGGGCTGTATCCCGCAGGAGAAGGGGCCGGGTATGCAGGCGGTATCATTAGCGCTGCCGTTGATGGGATCAGGGTGGCGGAAGCTGTGATAGGGAAATTTCGCGGGGAGCTCAGATGA
- the glmM gene encoding phosphoglucosamine mutase codes for MRELFGTDGVRGVANRDLTPELAYKIGRAGAYTLTRNAKRPVKPAVVIGKDTRISGDMLEAALIAGICSVGVDVLRVGVMPTPAIAFLTRELKAAAGVVISASHNPVEDNGIKFFAATGYKLPDEVEIEIERLIREGIPETNRPVGSEIGSVREIADAGDRYVRFAASTVDCSLEGLRIVIDCANGAASVLSPRIFRELGAEVIPVYSDPDGININKDCGSTHPAVVAGKVAEYGADLGLAHDGDADRVIAVDEEGSIVDGDHIMVICGTHLKRKGKLSQDTVVVTVMSNLGLRLGLKNENIRVLETQVGDRYVMEELLKCGATFGGEQSGHIIFLEHNTTGDGIVTGLQLAAVVRETGKTLSELAAQMERLPQVLVNVRVRDKAAAMEAPEVTAAIRRGEEVLGDTGRILVRPSGTEPKVRVMAEGPDEKQLEEIVEGIAVIISRVAG; via the coding sequence ATGAGAGAATTATTTGGGACCGATGGGGTCCGGGGAGTTGCCAACAGAGACCTGACCCCGGAATTGGCATATAAAATTGGCCGGGCGGGGGCCTATACCCTCACCAGAAATGCCAAAAGGCCGGTAAAACCGGCGGTAGTCATCGGGAAGGATACCAGGATTTCAGGTGATATGCTGGAAGCTGCCCTGATTGCCGGTATTTGCTCAGTGGGGGTGGACGTTCTTCGTGTCGGAGTGATGCCCACACCTGCCATTGCCTTTCTTACCAGAGAACTTAAAGCCGCTGCCGGAGTAGTCATCTCTGCTTCTCATAATCCTGTTGAAGATAATGGAATTAAGTTTTTTGCCGCTACCGGCTATAAGCTGCCGGATGAAGTTGAAATCGAAATTGAGCGGCTGATAAGGGAGGGGATCCCCGAAACCAACCGTCCTGTAGGGTCAGAGATAGGTTCAGTAAGGGAAATTGCCGATGCCGGTGACCGGTATGTACGGTTTGCTGCAAGTACTGTTGATTGTTCCCTGGAAGGCTTGAGGATAGTTATCGATTGTGCCAATGGCGCTGCTTCCGTCCTTTCTCCCCGGATTTTCCGGGAGTTGGGCGCTGAGGTAATCCCTGTTTACAGTGATCCTGATGGGATTAATATAAACAAGGACTGTGGTTCTACCCATCCTGCGGTGGTTGCCGGTAAGGTGGCCGAGTATGGAGCGGACCTTGGCCTAGCCCATGATGGGGATGCAGACAGGGTGATAGCTGTTGATGAAGAAGGTAGTATTGTTGACGGAGACCACATTATGGTCATTTGTGGGACCCATCTGAAAAGGAAGGGAAAGCTGTCCCAGGACACGGTTGTAGTTACCGTTATGAGCAACCTCGGCCTCAGGCTGGGGCTGAAGAATGAGAACATCAGGGTGCTGGAAACCCAGGTGGGAGACCGGTATGTGATGGAAGAACTCCTGAAATGCGGAGCCACTTTCGGTGGGGAACAGTCAGGGCATATTATTTTCCTGGAACACAATACCACAGGTGACGGGATTGTGACAGGGCTGCAGCTTGCTGCTGTGGTTAGGGAAACCGGAAAAACACTGAGCGAACTGGCTGCCCAGATGGAGCGCCTGCCTCAGGTGCTGGTCAATGTCAGGGTCCGTGACAAGGCGGCAGCTATGGAAGCCCCGGAAGTAACTGCAGCCATCCGCAGGGGTGAGGAGGTCCTGGGTGACACCGGACGAATCCTGGTAAGGCCGTCCGGGACTGAGCCCAAAGTGCGGGTGATGGCCGAGGGGCCGGATGAAAAGCAGCTGGAAGAGATTGTTGAAGGGATTGCTGTGATTATTTCCAGGGTGGCGGGATAA